In Phaseolus vulgaris cultivar G19833 chromosome 3, P. vulgaris v2.0, whole genome shotgun sequence, the sequence agccCCCAAGGGTCTCGGGAGGCGAAGCGTCACAACCATCTCAATCGTTAAATCTCTTCAATCTAACGGTCCTCGTCAACTCCCGCTCAAAAAAACCCTCATTAATGCGAGTCATGTCAACCGCTGCTGATGTCACATCAATCATCGAGAACCCCAACCGTCACACCAAAACCCTAGACCCGACCAACACAACCCTCTTTCAAGACTCTTCAGATCAATTCATCCTCGAGCCcggggggcaagtgtactagTATGGGTCGAATGGTCAATGTCATGGCTCGGCTCCCACAATCTCGGTCCCAATACGCTCAATCAAAGTCAGTAAAGCTAAACCATCATTAAGAACTAAGTAATACACCTTTAAGCATGGTCCACCTCACTAATCCGGTCCAACAAGGTAgacccattaaaataatataaataacacacattccAAGAAACAGGTACGTCATTATTCATTGTATACATTCGAGTGTCAAACACCCTTTGTTAACTAGAGCGTCGAAGTGTCTTCTACAGGTACTCTCATTCATCATTCTCCAGAGGACCGAGTGGCCAAGACTCCCAAGAGTAGCAGAAAGTCTGAGAGAGGAAGCTAAAATGTAGATCGACCActcaatttgaaagaaaaaaacaaaatttctcaATAGTTCTCTAAGTCTCATATTCCTAATTCCTAATAGGGAAATTTGCTTAGAATGACATCATGACCAAGTATGTACAAGTCATGACATGACCTACAACTAGTAGCAAAACTAGTAGCAAAATTTCAGACTTGGACAAGAAGGACAACTATAAAGAGAAATGGGGGACAAAATGAGGTTATCCAAAATCCTCCTTTTTCCCGGCTTCATCGTCCTTAGCTCATGTATGTCACTCTACTTTCTCCTATTCAATATATAATttctaattattaatataaaaaaataatattttttttattttatacaaaagttaaaattaaaaataaaataaaattgtatactGTAACAAGTTTATGCATGtatatttttcttctctctcctaCTCGTACTTGTATCCTCCCTTTTCTGGTACTGTGTCAGGTGTCCTCTGCGTCCAACGAGCTCTGATAGGTTTTTGCTGCTTTGCTTAGTCCTTCTGTACCCTTTGCATTTACACTTAAGTCCGTTGCatcattcttaaaatattataattcattcaaaattttcatcaactctaaaaaaatttatatttaaaaagaacaCAAGATATCTAAACATAGGATAATCTCTAACACAAATCTAAGAAAGCTTTAACAGACactaaaaaaagacaaaaaataaataaatgtccTGTTTATTTAGATCACACGTGACTAAGACATGAATGTGACGTTTAAAGCAAATAGCCACGTCATTAAAAAATTTAGGAGAGAATATATACTAAGAGTTAATTTGTCACCCTCTTCTAAATTCCATCACTATATTTTCTAGGCTAAATCTTTCACACACAAAACAAGGCAAATCCATCAAAACCGCATCTCGTCGCACCAATCACACTGTATTCAAGCAACAGTAATCATGTCCCCGTCACCGCTCAAATTCCCATTAGACACAACCTCAGAAGTCGCCGGCGAAGGCTCCTCCGGCTCCGGCAGCCTCAGCTTCAGCCACACCGACCTCCCATTCAACTCCAACTCATCCATTTTCAAAGACGGAGGTGCCGGCAAAACCGGTTTCAACCTAGCTGACGGCACCGTTTGTTCATCTTCCTTCACCTTCATtgtttcaattttcaaaaaaaggAATTAGTAAAAGCTAAATTAAGATTTGATGCGTGTGGTAAAAAGGATACCGAGTCGGTGGTGATGTCGAAGAGACTAGATCTTCGGCGTTGGAGATTGTGAGTGTGACGACGGAGGAAATACTTTTGAGCGTGACTCGCGACCTGAGTGGGCGTTCGAGTCTTGACGAAGTTTCTAGAAATTCCTCTCCAATCTCCTTTCCCAACGTTCTCTAATCCCAACAGGAACTGCCTGTGCTCCTCCTCCGTCCACGGAACCCCTAATTTATTCGTTAATCCAAACACAACCATTCATTCTCATAACCAAACAAACACATCAACAAAAAGTATTAATCAATCGATTAATTAATAGATTACCTGGCTTCCGCGTGCGACGGCAGAGATGAATGACGTCGTCGGAGGCGTAGCCCGCATTGCGATGGTGCGGCGGAGGCGATTCAGA encodes:
- the LOC137806646 gene encoding transcription factor MYB1R1-like, with amino-acid sequence MCAAEKDGIMLFGVRLTVSDNNPTSLRKSASMNNLPPYSESPPPHHRNAGYASDDVIHLCRRTRKPGVPWTEEEHRQFLLGLENVGKGDWRGISRNFVKTRTPTQVASHAQKYFLRRHTHNLQRRRSSLFDITTDSVKEDEQTVPSARLKPVLPAPPSLKMDELELNGRSVWLKLRLPEPEEPSPATSEVVSNGNLSGDGDMITVA